From the genome of Ziziphus jujuba cultivar Dongzao chromosome 4, ASM3175591v1:
AATGGTATTTTGTCGGTGCTTTCGACTCCCGAGGGAATGCCGGGAATGTTATCGGGGAATGGTAGGTCGATTACGGAGGCGGCGGTGTCGGAGAGAGTGTGGACGATGAAGGGTCGGTTGGCTGGGGTGGTGAAGACAGTGACGGCGAAGTGATGGCGGTTGAGAAAGAGACGTGCCAGTTGGAGGAGTGGGATGGTGTGGCCTTTGGACATGAATGGGAACAAAACGACATGGTGAGAAGAAgcagtagaagaagaagaagatggtggTGAATCACAGAAATCGGGCCCCATACTGCTCAACGTTATCTGTCTTTCTGGTGGAAGACCGAGGCgaagactaaaaaaataaaaataaaataaaaaagcgaaGGAGAAAGGTAATCATCATGATTCATTTTGCTAAgtcaaaagaaattattatgaTTCATATGGAAAAAGCCGTTGCATGATTGCTTGGGTGCCACCTGCTCTTCTTTTGGGTTTTCTAACAAACGATATGTCCGTAATCTATGGAGTTGGCACACTCTTGTTCGGCCCACTTTATTTGTCAAGTAGCTCCTTTtcctcttcatttttctttctttttttttttgtttttttccttcttcttcttcagtttttatttatttatttatatatttttttaacttcaatATAGGCCAAACAGTTACAGGTGGGATTACTTGAattcataaattcaaataatcCATAAATTCTACCCTCGCCATTTTTGTTTAAAGCCCgtttaaaaaatgataagatTTTAAGTGAAACTGTTGTAAATtacttaattacttttttttttagtgtttaaTCAGTAATCGCAATATATAGAGGACTCACAAGTGACTAAAGTAATTtgtgtttataaatatataaaaccagctttcaaaagaatatttttgacttttttttttttttctttttgaaaggaACTACTTCTCACCTTATGTTGTGAGAATCGGTTTTGAAATTATCAATACTGGCTTTCGAAGGCTTTTAAATTATGAGTAATTATCATACTTGAGTAGAAAGAATATTATTCATGAAATTGATGAAGAAAATATATTGTAATGTGAGGTTACGAACATTAGGGaagtataaatataaatctTATATAAGTCACCACCATAATATAAAGTGATTTTACGACAAACAATTTGATATCTAAGCTAGATTAACTTCCACAGATCCAACTTTTGAAAATTAcccaaatacaattttaaatttccactaagtttGACATTTCTCAAAGCTAGAAAAATTTCTTCGTgaattttatgttgattttaaattgaatcttttctcagtaaaaaaaacattttaatttggaCAATTATTTACCAATATACAAGGCTAATCATGTTGGTTACTAATTCTCTGCAACTTTTCATCTCTATCAGAATCTCTGTATAAAATTTTGtgttaaaatattactttttccTAACAAGGCATGAAGGAAATGGATTAACaaagatttttcctttttacaaaAGCAGAGCTTAAAACGTTTTTAAGCTGCAAAGTCTGCAAtcaatatatcattttttttgctACAATAAAAAAGGAGTTGGAACACCCATATCCACCAAACAAGCAGACAGTTTgttcacctaaaaaaaaaaaaaaaaaaaaggagagaaaaaaccaaaaaatgccAAAACAATCTCATACAGGCAGTCTTCCTGGAACATCTTCTTGAGGCAGAGCAGTTGGAATATTATTGGAAATGGATTGGTTCCCACCTATACTTGTTTGGCTTTCATCTGATTCAGATATAGCAACACTCAACTCTATGCTTTCCTGTGTTTGGATGTCTCTCAACTCACTGAATTGGTTACTTTCTACTCTTTGACTCTCTCCCAAATTGCTGCTTCCTGTTGTTGTTTGGCTTCCTCTCAATTCAACACTAATATCACTGAAACACCCACTTTCATCTCCTCCTCCTCTGCGAGAATCTGCAGAGCTTCTACAGATTGGACAAATGGGGGTCCTTAAAAGCCATTCATCCACACACTGAGCATGAAAACTGTGCTTGCAAAACGGCAACAATCTGCACTTTTCACCCATCTTGAAGGTCTCCAAGCACACTGCACAGTCCACCGGACTACTATTCGCTGTGTCTTTGGTTATATAATCATAGCAAGGAAGCTTCTCTAAATCATCCCTTGACATGCTTCTGTTTCCACCGCTAGCCCTTTCCACCACTGAAACATCACCAAACCCGCTTCTGAAAGCCCTTCCTACTATGCAAACATGGACTATGACCAACAATCCAATCCCCACAAACAACAATACGACCGATAGGATAATTGCCATTACCATAATATGCGTTGCCACGCTCATAATTTCATGGTTGATCATGGTAACATACTCATTCTAAGAACCACCAGATGATCAGCAAAACCAAGATGAGAAACAAATCCAAAGCATAGTCATCTATGGAGTTGTATATCCATCTCTGAAAAATTCTAATAGAAAAATGCTATAAAGATCGGAAATACTCGGAAGAATTATTGATGTGGGAGTTTTTGAATGGATTGAAGTTTTTCGGTGGtgtgaaagagagagaaggcTAACCGGTTCTGTTTTATAAAGACACAGAAACTTGCTCATGACCGCATAAATATAAGTATATTTCATCAAACAGTCTGGTTGAAGGAATAAGTAGGTTTTTAAACATTTTGGGAGTTTTCTAGAGTCTGTATGATGGAGTGGGTAGGATAAGTACCGAATCCATTACAAGTCGAGACAAAAATATCATACCAGGATTGAGACtccaaaaaaacatttttttttcctgtcttCTTTCTATTTGCccttctatatattttatatttgttctctttctctttttgctATTAGTAGCCATTAGTTATAGATTACACATCTCTGTTATAAACTATGTTATAGAGGTACGTATTTATattcatacatacatatttgTATACGCGTTCTTGAAAATATGGTGTCAAGTATttccaaattttgttttgatctatatatattatcatgacACTACTCACCATCACCAAAAGttctaattaatcaaataaaaacaaaactcaatTTGGTGTATATATGTAGAGCTGGAGATTCTCAGCCACTTTAACTTTTTGGATTTGGTTCTAAactctcttcctctctttctataaatatattccTTCATTGATTTTAACAATGTTTGAGAAGTTCATCAAAgttaattcaataaaaaattttggcaTGTATTTGGGTTTTATACTCGGCTCCTCCAATCAAAGAGGAAGAACAAAAGGACTGTAAGATCCATCCATCATAAAATTTAACAAGGTGGGTTTGTCGACCAACCAATTTGGACAAATTCATCAATAGCTCTTTTGAagtaatggggaaaaaaaaaaatagaaataaaaataactgaaTTTTCCATACCAGTTGTTGTAATTTTAATAAAGAAATGATAGTTATGTATACTGACAAAACAAAACCttacaaatagaaaaaattcGAATTCTAAGAGCTCAGCCTCCTAATGGGACACCTCATTGATGATTGGTGGTTAATTTTAGTAGGTATatcatatgaaaataaataatgtttggtgcTTTTTTTGCTTATATATTCTGTTTGTTGCAAAAATATTATGCTCCTTCATCATAATTAAAGGTcctaatatttaaaacttaaaatggGTAATTTCATTTAGTTTCCACGTGGCAATGCTCTAATTTTCTTGGAGTAATTTGGCTGAATAAGCTTCACAAGGAGTtcatataaaagtaaataattaaaaatatatcaaactcatttttcttaatcttgatGCCATGTCAAAGGCACCTGGCTCTTCAACGAGATATTAAAGCTGCAGTCGAAGATCTTGAATTAGgtttaaatatagaaaaaatagtTATCAAATATAAGAAGTATGATTAAGACTTATAATCTGAAATAATTAAATGGAacttcataaatttatttaatttccaacaaaaagaaagagaaaaaaaaaatgatgtttaAAGTATAGTTGATGTATGATTGGGACGTTCGAACTGGAATGAAGCTGCAGGGAGCTAATCTCCAACTCACCCTACCGTACCCCACCCCCACCAATAtaaaacagaaatagataagGCTTATAATCAAATTATCAATTGGAGATCTGTATGCTTCACAATGATTTTAGAACATTGGTAGTTGAAGCATTCTATCATTAGTTTTCAAGTTATTTTGGGATGAGGATCAGGGAAAGAAAATTTGTACAATAACTAAGAATATTTCCCATACCTTTTACtaattttataagaatattatatatacaataagtttcaaataaaatataccttattttattaaattaagatttatttttttatgattgttgaattctcatttaaaaaagaaaattctgttaattaataaaattcaatagttattaaaagtaaattttaacaaaataaaataagatacaTCTTATTTCAAACTAACATAATTTACGTATATAGTTGCGATGTCTTTCTAATGGTATACGGGTTCAATTTGAATACCATATTTATCCTAAGGTGCACTTAAATTTCTTTTGCGACAAAAAGCAGATAATAATGCCTTGACATGGAGCATAAAAACTTTGGggtaaactattattattttttgtttataataatGCCTTGACATTGGAGCATAAAAACTTTGGggtaaactattattattttttgttttactatTTCCCATATGACACCAGGCATTTATGCAGTGAGATCTAATATCTCCTGTTGCAAGAACAGGTtgccaaattttttaatttaaaaataataataataatgaatccAACTTAGAAAGAACTTGTTTCCTGCAAATTTGAGGAGCTGCAAAGCCTTTGGTaacaaaaagaatgaaaaatgtGAATGCTTGTACCAGGGATGCAAATCTTCTGTCCCATTCCTCTGTCTCACCAATCATTCATTGCCCCATCATACAAAGTAGTCATAGGTACTTAAATCAGGTTTGACTGCCTTTTGagcaaagagaaaattaaattttgaaataagacATTCAAACCAGTTTCCTACATCTTTAAgtattctttatttctttttcctttttgccaGCTGTTGAGTTTCACCAAGAAAACCagccaaaagaaataaataaataagattttggCCAGTAACcgaaccaaaaaacaaaacaaaacaaaaagagagagagagagagagagagagagagaagatgatgaagaagaagaggctGTCATCCATGATTTGGGTATATGGCAATAAGTAAAACAATATTATGAAACATATCATAATTTCTAACTCAGCTACGTGCTTCAACTGCAATTCCAAACATCTCAATGTTTCATAGTATTTACAAAGAAATGGAAATAGAAATTGATGAATCAAACGAAATAGAGGGCAGATATAGACTATGCTTGCTAAAGCTCATATATGACGTAAATGGGCACAGTACTACTTAAAAAGCTCATACGTATTTTTACATATAGCCTGTGTCAAGAACCAATTGTAATGCCCTGCCGAGATATATTGGTCACACGTAAAACAGCTTGCGCACTGAGAGGGGAGAGTTTCGATTGACAAAAGGTCTCCCATGAGCCCGTTTCTGGACTCTCAGATACCACCATTGATGAGAGATCGTGAGATTTCTGATAAACAGTTTGCAATTCCAGAAGAAGGCCTCTAGCAGCCTCCCTGGATTCAGGAAGCTGGTCACTGAGTTGGGATGCAGCTGTCTGGATTAATTTGTCAATCCCATACGTTTTAATCCCTTCAACACCCTATTGACATACAGAAGAAGAGTCACATGTAATCAAAAAATCAGATGGTAGGTATCAAGTGAGATCACCAAGTCTGGCAATGAGTTTACATACAAGAAAATGACTAAAAAGAATGAAACATAAAAAACCATGGATGATAAGACGGATGAAGAGATTCAAATATAAGTAGGTTGACACTTTAAACACACAGAGAGTACCAATTGTGTAGGCAGAACTGTACCCGGAAGACGAAAGAAAATTGGAGAAGAACTACTTACAATTAGCCCGGGAACCAATAAACCATTGAACAAATTATGAAGGCGAATAAAAAGTTAAGCAAATCAAATAATATCACAAGGCGTCAAAGAAACAAGCAAATCTTACAATGGCATATATACGTGTAGATGGATAGACagaaaaagtcaagagaaaagATAGAATAGAACCACacgaaataaaataaagatattcaTTCAACTAAGATAATGGCATATGAATACATATGGAGTCTTCTTCTTACCAGTCGTGGAACACTTCGACAAAAACACATTGATGCCTTTGCTCGGATTCTAggatttctattttttagaTATGGTTGCAACTTTGGCAACAAGAGTATGGGGGACACCCAGGTTGTCATTGCTACTAAAGCTCTCTCAGCAGCCTCACATACAAATCGCTTGTCTTGTGAAGACTTGAGAAGTAGTTGAACTAGCTGCATACATCAGGTTTAATCACATATTGGTGAAAGAAAACCACTTGTAAGGGCCGAAATCTCAGAGTTAAGgacatagtaaaataatatggtaacaAATCTGAAAGAAAACAAGTTACCAGAGGGTCCAGTGATTCAATAATGAGATCATTGTAAGCGTTGAAAATGTCTGCAGATGTCATAATTGCAGTCTTACAAACAGCACTTCTTGGATTCTTCAGTGACTTGACCACTAGTGAGATCACATCCCCCCTGTTGATCAAAATAACACGACGATCATCAAATTGACAAAACAAACTATACAAGAAAAGAATTAATAAaggcaaaaatatatttatgcaaccAAACTTATTTTGAATCAAGGTATCATGAAAGAATTTAAGACTTACAGTATACTGAGCATTTCTTCCTTGTGGAATATTGATAATCGACGTACATTATTGAGTGCATCACACACTAGAACCCAATCTTTAGAGTCTAATCCAGCTAATAGCgtctaatatttcaaagaaatatGTATATGAACCATAAATGCTGACGTCAAACATAAAAATGAATATCGATATTCAACAAATAGAAAAGAGCAAAGCTTCCAATTAGCAAGCCAATCACCATAAAGTTAATGAAATACtcaaatacaaaatattaaaatcaatacCTTGAGACTTGAATCAACATCTTCTAAGTCATTCAAGTTCTCAGATTCAATGTATTCTATTTCTGAATTTACAGTCTCCGCCACAGGATTTGAAATTTCACCGCCGTTAACAGCAGGTGAAACCAAAGACTTCTTCTGCCATTCTTCATTGGCATTTCCAACCAAAGGCTTGGTAATGCTTCCCTTACTGGAGCTTTCATTCTTCCTCTCTGATCCAGGTATATTATTGAGATCTCTAAGAGCTTTCCCTGACATCACTGCTAGCGTCAAAGtctgaaacaaaataaacacaaGAATGAAAAATCTAGATTCAGAACAACAAAACAAGATCCACAATTTTAAACTCGGACTACAACAGGTACACATGCCAATTTTACAAGTTCAGTTCTTCCCAATTATAGTCCCATCATTGCTGCCAAAAATCATGTTACAAACTCAAACAGTCACATGggtggtttatttgttatattggTTCTCAGACAATTTCTGAAGCACATATGGCCCCTTTCCCTCAGCTACCatttcaaaaagataaaaaatccaTGGGCTCTAAAGTCAGTTTTGACAACTAAGTTGCCAATTGTCTTTCATTAACTTGTAACTCCGCATAATCATTAACATAGAGCCATATTTGTCATCATCCTCAATGCCAAAGTACCACATGCATTGGACAGTAATTTATAGCACATATGCTCCTGTATAAACCACTAATTACAATAAAACACCTTTCACTTTTTGCATCAAACAAAAACCATTTTCAAATCTCTAGTAACAGAGTTACTCCCTTGCCCTTTCTGATTTCCAACTTGTCTTCACACCACAATGCAATGAAGACTAAGCATTCTAACATGGTACCCAAACTATTCTTAGATTCCATCACAACCATACGCACCAAGCAGCCatcttaaaaagaaataaataaaaataaaaataaaaaattagtattgTACAGAAGTCCAAAAACTATCATGTGTTAAAACTATAGAACAAACAGATCACAGCAATGACAATGTGGGCCAATATATGTGGAGCTACATTCCTGAATTCCTAGATATGACAAAGAACAATTGTATGGAAATTCTCGCGAGGAAGGCAAACACCAAAACCCatccaaaacaacaaaaaaattaatcaagcaGAAGCCTACTTCAAACCAAAGAAAGCTCCGCTCGCTAATTGCCACGCACTAATACTGTCCTACAATCTTCGCCTTCAGTCTTGTAAAACCCaatacggaaaaaaaaaaattttaaaatatatatatattccataacCAATTAGAAACAGTCTCAGAAATTCAAGAAGAATAGTTCTAAATtagaaaagttaaaataaaaggggggaaaaagcGCGCACAATTACTGTAAACAGCTAGAATGGTATAATCAAGGTGTTTGTATGAACAAAACCGAATCAGCAAAAGCGAGGGAAGATCTAGGGCTCCAACCactaaattataacaaaagtaattgaccaaaaaaaaaattgaaaaaaaaaagaaaaaaaaaagggagcagCACAGAAATGCTAAGAAAATACATGTGAGTCAGAGAAATTAGTAAGATCTTGCCCCAAACTGCATCACGGATCGCAAAATTTTCCTCACAAAACCATACATTTCAATCCAATTCCATTATTCTTCTAGCAGATTTAAACTAtgtgtaataaaaaataaaaaacaaaaataaaaaaagagaaagaaaacagtAATTTCAACGATGCAtacaaatatgtaaatataaatacacaTTGGGAGAGAGTGTACCAgagaaaaagcaaacaaaagtGTACCAGAGAAAAAGCAAACAGAGTTGTCGGCCAAAGAGTGAGGAAAAATTACGATcaaacagccaaaaaaaaaaaaagaaaagcagagAAAGCGTTACTCTCAAACAGTCCACTGTGTGTGGAAATTTAGCAGACTTCTTATAAGGCTTGGGCAAAGAGGAAGAGATattgagaaataaaaagaaaacgagGAAATTTGTAACCGGCGAGTGAGACTTGGCAGTCAATGAGATGAGACGACGCCGCTTATGGCTAATACCCGACCTGGGCCGGCAAGCTGGAAGATACCGCATGTGACCGCCTTTCCATTcgatattaatttttctctttccttcattTTGCCCTTCCTTTTCGCCTTTTATTTCTCTAACGCCATTCCCACAACACTttcccttcttttcttttattattatttttctcatttcatccctatttaattgaaaattttaattatttctttcctttcttgtttGAAACTCCCGCATTTTGAACTCGACGCTCCAACATTAGAAAATGAAACTTTCCCtcgaaattatattatttattattcatgttttctttttctttttttcttttttgtaacttcaaataaaataatagagacccaataataattttcttgaaACGATGCCATGTCATTTTAGAAGTAGGATTGTGGGATTgatctttttgatttttaagagGTCAAAAGAACccatatacaatataaaaactgaaaaaacaaattttaattcaCAGCTGTCTGATttgactgttttttttttcattacaattctctttttttctttttttttgtccaaAGGAGAGCTGAAGATTGACTCATTATCGGAGACATAGCCCTCGGCTTGGCTCCATGTtagccatacatatatatatatatatatatatatatttttttttttgttggaaaaataaatcAAGGCTTGTTAATTTAGGAGTTGGTACTAAAGTTCTAACAGCACCACATGGCTGCCAATGTCGGTGCCTCCAATTCCCTTTTCTCTTAATTTCGCTAATTTAATTGTGGAGGGGACATGCCTCGTTTTTGTCTTCGAGGGACATAAGTTTTGGATTGGGTGAAAACCAttggattattattataataatgtaaccaaactaacaaatatatgAGTTTCCTGTAGAAAtggatttgataaattattttagtttttttatttttcttattcaatgattgattatatatttatttttgccacatttattgttaaaaaaataattctaaaaaattaCAGTCCATTCAatatcaaataattttcaattattggataaattttattaatggtaaaaataatttgtcAAATCTATTAATGaaggaaataatatatatcagattgttttgttttttataataataaaaaattaaaatccttttataatatgatataattatatttaattatattttatttatttatcatatttaatttatattaatttcaatCTTAATATATTCAAACATCACttcttatcaaaataatatatgtatatatattattttataattatatattattattaaaattaatttagttgatatCATATCTATATCCATATTTAAGAGAATATGTTAgagaaaaaaactttaattaattaaaagaaagattcaacagtaaaattttgaaactgatgtatatatactttttttgaaataaactaGTAacgtataaattttttttggaagcAAAAAGCAGTTGGATTTGGAAATAAGAGAACTAATAACCTATAaatttgaattgattttaaatCACCATCAAACCTAACTaaaacttcatatatatatatatatatatatatatatatatatatatatatatattttttttgtcttttttgtttgttgacTTATTAATTGACAACTAATTATTAAATCGGCCAATATAGGCATGTGTGATATGTGGCATCACTGGCATGTAAATTGATTAGTAATCATTACgcaaattgataattaattaattagtaattagcACCCACtaccaataacaataacaactcTTATACCAAATCACAACGCATGCAAATTTGGTTTGTATGCTTTGAAAACTTTCCTTCTCTAAATCCGTCATTAGTTTAGTGGGACCTGGCTATAAAATACTGAAGGGTGAGAAATAACCACGAATTATCTGGATTAATAGGATAGtgtttggtatttttattttcttgatgcataaaaatgttaattaatctTTATCCAGTCCTTtaagcttaaaaaataaataaaatgaaataagattctctctcacacacataGGGGGGTGTgggacccttttttttttttttttttttctagagaCGTAAAATGTCGCACGCGAACCCATACCATGTGTAGCCATTATGTCTAAATTAAAAGCTCAAATGCGGTCTATCTTCGTACTTATCACAGGCCATATCCACGTTGCCCGAAACCATTTTAAACCACTAGTTCGTTAATAAATAGCATTTGGAGACGATAATGCTGTAGATCTCGCTGAACTATGTGCTAGGCATGAATAAaacttataattcttttttcaaataaaacttCTAATTAAGTGCACTTTTGAcgtataataaaaattattggataagaagaaaaatacatcgaaatatttattaagaaataaaattatttatatggttGTTTGCAAAATTCTGGTCAAATTTTTGTGACAAGAATGAGTCTAACTACTCGAAGATCGGgaatgattaattaaatttcgaAACTTAGAGGTCAGCATTTGTATTttagtataaatattttttttttgaggaaaatgagaaaaagaaaaaaaaaatataggtcACACCCATCCTTACATGGTCATCGTGGGATTGCTTAagttaatagaaattttaacttgattctttatttattttttttttttaaggaaagaaaaaaggtttTGGGGATTATGACCGATTCAGTTGAAGTTTTCGGATTTAGTCTTctgaattaaaaatattgttagaTTAGTTCACACGCACACACGCGCAAATTGGAAAAATAGATTTCATTAccaataattaagaaaaaaaacccaACCTCAAGTTATCATtagttatttttgttaattgagcTATCTCAAAGAGATATTTTGTCAGATAAATTTAAATGCtcgtgataaaaaaaaatgcttattaatttaaattttaaaaatatattttttaaatttttcagcAATTAACTTTTGTATATTTCcataaactttataaaattgtaATACAATTTATAAACTTTCATTTCAAAGGACTTTAACAGACATTTGTAAATAttgagaaaatttcattaacTTTTAAGTGCAACATAGATTTTGtagtaacaaaattatatattatcgataaaaaatttaataataatcatctaaatcttttaaatttatattaaatgcttCATAAgtctacaaaattaattaaaatcttaattaaataaaatcctgttttttcttttttttttaagaaattataatatattttaaattaaatttgatcgaatctaaaatgtattttcaataattttgtaactttgtcaaatttatgaatatatgGATATCATATTGTTTGTTATgggtaaaaatgaaaataaaaaggaaaatatagttttacaatgtattattttattaatttgggtGAATACcaataattttgtaataaaaacaaaaagcaatagttttgtaattatcaaacagatatgaaaattttaacgattattatttttctaaatataaaatgaaacagTGATTTTTCCATATCCTTTTTCTTAC
Proteins encoded in this window:
- the LOC112491441 gene encoding RING-H2 finger protein ATL74, translating into MINHEIMSVATHIMVMAIILSVVLLFVGIGLLVIVHVCIVGRAFRSGFGDVSVVERASGGNRSMSRDDLEKLPCYDYITKDTANSSPVDCAVCLETFKMGEKCRLLPFCKHSFHAQCVDEWLLRTPICPICRSSADSRRGGGDESGCFSDISVELRGSQTTTGSSNLGESQRVESNQFSELRDIQTQESIELSVAISESDESQTSIGGNQSISNNIPTALPQEDVPGRLPV
- the LOC107415457 gene encoding uncharacterized protein LOC107415457 isoform X1, with amino-acid sequence MRYLPACRPRSGISHKRRRLISLTAKSHSPVTNFLVFFLFLNISSSLPKPYKKSAKFPHTVDCLRTLTLAVMSGKALRDLNNIPGSERKNESSSKGSITKPLVGNANEEWQKKSLVSPAVNGGEISNPVAETVNSEIEYIESENLNDLEDVDSSLKTLLAGLDSKDWVLVCDALNNVRRLSIFHKEEMLSILGDVISLVVKSLKNPRSAVCKTAIMTSADIFNAYNDLIIESLDPLLVQLLLKSSQDKRFVCEAAERALVAMTTWVSPILLLPKLQPYLKNRNPRIRAKASMCFCRSVPRLGVEGIKTYGIDKLIQTAASQLSDQLPESREAARGLLLELQTVYQKSHDLSSMVVSESPETGSWETFCQSKLSPLSAQAVLRVTNISRQGITIGS
- the LOC107415457 gene encoding uncharacterized protein LOC107415457 isoform X2, whose translation is MSGKALRDLNNIPGSERKNESSSKGSITKPLVGNANEEWQKKSLVSPAVNGGEISNPVAETVNSEIEYIESENLNDLEDVDSSLKTLLAGLDSKDWVLVCDALNNVRRLSIFHKEEMLSILGDVISLVVKSLKNPRSAVCKTAIMTSADIFNAYNDLIIESLDPLLVQLLLKSSQDKRFVCEAAERALVAMTTWVSPILLLPKLQPYLKNRNPRIRAKASMCFCRSVPRLGVEGIKTYGIDKLIQTAASQLSDQLPESREAARGLLLELQTVYQKSHDLSSMVVSESPETGSWETFCQSKLSPLSAQAVLRVTNISRQGITIGS